The following coding sequences lie in one Myxococcus xanthus genomic window:
- a CDS encoding energy transducer TonB — protein sequence MSQAVLDNAPTPRRDRSLAVVGVFLLVSLGIHVGGFWALGEGASRTLPAARRPVEMVMVEVVKPPPPPPEPPKPEEPPKPPPPKPKVVKPPPVKVAEAPKPLPPPPVDAPPPPNDTPPPPEPQAKPPPLVVGMTMSSTTSAGSFAAPVGNTAYGRTGPTAKDPKDVKGYSAPKYAPIYQVDSEPTVASEVKIPYPEEARRAGVEGTVTLSITIDHEGKVVAVKILKGPGYGLNEAARDAIRRFRFKPAIKGGEPVSTEMKYSYTFLLD from the coding sequence ATGAGTCAGGCGGTCCTCGACAACGCTCCGACGCCCCGACGCGACCGCTCCCTGGCCGTGGTGGGCGTCTTCCTGCTCGTGTCGCTGGGGATTCACGTCGGCGGCTTCTGGGCGCTCGGGGAAGGCGCCTCGCGCACCCTCCCCGCGGCCAGGCGCCCCGTGGAGATGGTGATGGTGGAAGTGGTGAAGCCGCCCCCGCCGCCCCCCGAGCCGCCGAAGCCGGAGGAGCCGCCCAAGCCGCCGCCTCCCAAGCCCAAGGTGGTGAAGCCGCCGCCGGTGAAGGTGGCCGAGGCCCCCAAGCCGCTGCCGCCGCCGCCCGTGGACGCGCCGCCGCCGCCCAACGACACCCCGCCGCCGCCGGAGCCGCAGGCCAAGCCGCCGCCGCTCGTGGTGGGCATGACGATGTCCTCCACCACCAGCGCGGGCTCGTTCGCCGCGCCCGTGGGCAACACCGCGTATGGCAGGACGGGCCCCACCGCGAAGGACCCCAAGGACGTGAAGGGGTACAGCGCGCCGAAGTACGCGCCCATCTACCAGGTGGACTCCGAGCCCACGGTGGCCTCCGAGGTGAAGATTCCCTACCCGGAGGAAGCGCGCCGCGCGGGCGTGGAGGGCACCGTCACGCTCTCCATCACCATCGACCACGAGGGCAAGGTGGTGGCGGTGAAGATTCTCAAGGGGCCCGGCTACGGCCTCAACGAGGCGGCGAGGGATGCCATCCGCCGCTTCCGCTTCAAGCCCGCCATCAAGGGCGGCGAGCCCGTCTCCACGGAGATGAAGTACTCGTACACC
- a CDS encoding AAA family ATPase codes for MAAELLSPAEAQGAAEVAARLKDGLNTVMLDQESVVEQVVVAVLARGHVLLEGLPGLGKTELCKALARLLSLPFRRIQFTPDLLPGDITGTYVLEGDGRRDFVFREGPLFASLVLADEINRSSPKTQSALLEAMQERSVTVLGQTRPLPDPFFVLATQNPIELEGTYPLPEAQLDRFLFRIQVPPVGAKTLRALLTTRVRGAPPELSPVLDAEGLGRLFAAADRVHLPGPVADFIGRLVEASDPRQPSAPDAVRRFVRYGASPRAALALAAAGRALALLQGRPNVGFDDVVAAAPSALNHRLVLAYEASLEKVSAADVVRALLQAVPEVPRA; via the coding sequence GTGGCAGCGGAGCTTCTCAGTCCCGCCGAGGCACAGGGAGCGGCGGAGGTGGCGGCCCGGCTCAAGGACGGGCTGAACACCGTCATGCTGGACCAGGAATCCGTCGTCGAGCAGGTGGTGGTGGCGGTGCTCGCACGCGGGCACGTCCTGCTGGAGGGCCTGCCTGGCCTGGGCAAGACGGAGCTGTGCAAGGCGCTGGCGCGGCTGCTGTCGCTGCCCTTCCGCCGCATCCAATTCACTCCCGACCTGCTACCCGGCGACATCACGGGTACCTACGTGCTGGAAGGCGATGGCCGCCGCGACTTCGTCTTCCGCGAGGGCCCGCTCTTCGCCAGCCTGGTGCTGGCGGACGAAATCAACCGCTCCAGTCCGAAGACGCAGTCCGCGCTGCTGGAGGCCATGCAGGAGCGCAGCGTCACCGTGCTGGGGCAGACGCGGCCGTTGCCGGACCCCTTCTTCGTGCTCGCCACGCAGAACCCCATCGAGCTGGAGGGCACCTATCCGCTGCCCGAGGCGCAGCTCGACCGGTTCCTCTTCCGCATCCAGGTGCCCCCGGTGGGCGCGAAGACGCTGCGCGCGCTGCTCACCACGCGCGTGCGTGGCGCGCCGCCGGAGCTGTCGCCGGTGCTGGACGCGGAGGGCCTGGGCCGCCTCTTCGCCGCCGCGGACCGCGTGCACCTGCCGGGCCCCGTGGCGGACTTCATCGGCCGGTTGGTGGAGGCCTCAGACCCACGCCAACCGTCGGCGCCCGATGCCGTGCGCCGCTTCGTCCGTTATGGCGCCAGTCCTCGTGCGGCGCTCGCGCTCGCCGCCGCCGGGCGCGCGCTGGCGTTGCTGCAAGGCAGGCCCAACGTGGGCTTCGATGACGTGGTGGCCGCCGCGCCTTCCGCCCTCAATCACCGGTTGGTGCTCGCCTACGAGGCCTCGCTGGAGAAGGTCAGCGCGGCGGACGTGGTGCGCGCGCTGCTCCAGGCCGTCCCCGAGGTGCCGCGTGCGTAG
- a CDS encoding DUF58 domain-containing protein, with product MDAAAVARLVPGLALALPRGPHRGLVGEVRATSAGSALELHDFRAYQPGDDLRQVDWNAVARTGELVLRIRQDEVSPRVEVVLDGSRSMALSSRKAACAREVALLTAEVAARQGLTPTLLVAGARPERAQGQACRAALEAADFDARDGLPESLGRLPPLRPCGLRVVVSDFLFEADLPAMCARLARGASGLFLAQVLDAEDLDPAGGDGARLVDSESGAALEELLTDEVLAVYTRRFAEHQRGLRGAALRARGALLTARAQDGLGALVAGPLRPLFLAAGAS from the coding sequence ATGGACGCAGCCGCCGTCGCGCGGCTTGTTCCGGGGCTGGCCCTGGCGCTGCCCCGGGGGCCCCACCGGGGGCTCGTGGGGGAGGTCCGTGCCACGTCCGCGGGCAGCGCGCTGGAGCTGCATGACTTCCGTGCGTACCAGCCCGGGGATGACCTGCGGCAGGTGGACTGGAACGCGGTGGCACGCACGGGGGAGCTCGTGCTGCGTATCCGCCAGGACGAGGTGTCGCCGCGCGTGGAGGTCGTGCTGGATGGCTCGCGCTCCATGGCGCTGTCCTCGCGCAAGGCCGCTTGCGCGCGGGAAGTGGCGCTGCTGACGGCGGAGGTGGCGGCGCGGCAGGGACTGACACCGACGTTGCTGGTGGCCGGTGCCCGGCCGGAGCGTGCTCAGGGACAGGCGTGCCGGGCGGCCTTGGAAGCGGCGGACTTCGACGCGCGGGACGGGCTGCCGGAGTCGCTGGGGCGCCTGCCGCCGCTGCGGCCGTGTGGGCTGCGCGTGGTGGTGAGTGACTTCCTCTTCGAAGCGGACCTGCCGGCGATGTGCGCGCGGCTGGCGCGTGGCGCGTCGGGCCTCTTCCTGGCGCAGGTGCTGGACGCCGAGGACCTGGACCCCGCGGGTGGAGATGGCGCCCGGCTGGTGGATTCAGAGAGCGGCGCGGCGCTGGAGGAATTGCTGACGGATGAGGTGCTGGCCGTGTACACGCGCCGCTTCGCGGAGCATCAGCGCGGCTTGAGGGGCGCGGCCTTGCGTGCTCGCGGGGCGCTGCTCACCGCTCGGGCTCAGGACGGGCTGGGCGCGTTGGTGGCGGGGCCGCTGCGGCCTCTGTTCCTCGCGGCGGGTGCGTCGTGA
- a CDS encoding ExbD/TolR family protein: MAGGAQDNDDEITGINVTPLVDVVLVLLIIFMVTANFIVRETVEVDLPRAANGGETVQGLVNVVLDKEGKLFFDGTEMTEKDLEKRVQEAVAKDKETRAIISADQSLPYGRVMRLIDVVKGQGIAKFALNIEKDVAPAAAPAAP; this comes from the coding sequence ATGGCGGGCGGCGCGCAGGACAACGACGACGAAATCACAGGCATCAACGTCACCCCGCTGGTGGACGTGGTGCTGGTGCTGCTCATCATCTTCATGGTGACGGCCAACTTCATCGTCCGCGAAACGGTGGAGGTGGACCTGCCCCGCGCCGCCAACGGCGGTGAGACGGTGCAGGGCCTGGTCAACGTGGTGCTGGACAAGGAGGGCAAGCTCTTCTTTGACGGCACCGAGATGACCGAGAAGGACCTGGAGAAGCGCGTTCAGGAAGCGGTGGCCAAGGACAAGGAGACGCGCGCCATCATCAGCGCCGACCAGTCGCTGCCCTATGGCCGCGTCATGCGACTCATCGACGTGGTGAAGGGCCAGGGCATCGCCAAGTTCGCGCTCAACATCGAGAAGGACGTAGCCCCCGCGGCCGCGCCCGCAGCCCCCTGA
- a CDS encoding helix-turn-helix transcriptional regulator, whose product MPPRAAKTAHAPSPSAIKPTGLLLQPLFQMLLARPPELAPQAPWPDMPLVVWPTALAMWGPGDATTKHAHHAMHLVLCRQGTLSVRAQGMKTAEQAAGVLVGPDILHALDARDSEVIILFVEPESDDGARLQAALDGPIRLFETTQRDALLGGLPTAGALTHEAVGGWMESTLATLSGTPEAPRHLHPRVRKLLCHLRAEAAPEDTSLEALAQVAGLSPGRLMHTFTESVGVPLRPYLLWLRLQRAAGAIAAGHTLSEAAHAAGFSDAAHLTRTFRRMFGTTPSSLQRRGPRVQAQGRNGATR is encoded by the coding sequence GTGCCGCCCCGCGCGGCAAAGACGGCCCACGCACCGTCCCCCAGTGCCATCAAGCCCACCGGACTGCTGCTACAACCCCTCTTCCAGATGCTCCTCGCCCGCCCTCCAGAACTGGCGCCCCAGGCGCCGTGGCCGGACATGCCCCTGGTGGTGTGGCCCACCGCTCTGGCGATGTGGGGCCCCGGCGACGCGACGACGAAGCACGCCCACCACGCCATGCACCTGGTGCTGTGCCGGCAGGGCACCCTGTCCGTCCGCGCGCAAGGCATGAAGACCGCCGAGCAGGCAGCCGGCGTGCTCGTGGGCCCGGACATTCTCCACGCGCTCGACGCACGAGACAGCGAGGTCATCATCCTCTTCGTCGAACCCGAGAGCGACGACGGCGCGCGACTCCAGGCCGCGCTCGACGGTCCGATACGCCTGTTCGAGACGACGCAGCGCGATGCCCTCCTCGGCGGGCTGCCCACTGCGGGAGCACTGACACACGAAGCGGTCGGCGGATGGATGGAGTCCACGCTGGCCACCCTCTCCGGGACGCCCGAAGCCCCCCGTCACCTCCACCCGCGCGTGCGCAAGCTGCTGTGCCACCTGCGCGCGGAGGCCGCGCCGGAAGACACATCGCTCGAAGCCCTGGCCCAGGTTGCGGGCCTCTCGCCCGGAAGGCTGATGCACACGTTCACCGAATCCGTCGGTGTGCCACTGCGGCCCTACCTCCTGTGGCTCCGGCTCCAGCGGGCCGCGGGCGCCATCGCCGCGGGCCACACCTTGAGTGAAGCCGCCCACGCGGCCGGCTTCTCGGATGCGGCGCACCTGACGCGCACCTTCCGGCGGATGTTCGGCACCACGCCGTCCTCGCTTCAGCGCCGTGGACCGCGCGTCCAGGCGCAGGGCCGCAACGGTGCGACCCGCTGA
- a CDS encoding ABC transporter ATP-binding protein: protein MSLLEVKGLRRDYGALRAVDDVSFSLEAGSILGFIGPNGAGKSTTLRILATLDVPTSGEVLLDGHSLVDSPDRARPLIGYMPDRYGTYDDVTVFEFLDFFARAYGLKGAARRQRVESVMAFTGLTPLADRLTTALSKGMRQRVALGRTLLHDPSLLLLDEPADGLDPRARIELRELLRALADQGKAVIISSHILTELAEICDTCAIIEQGRLLATGKVADLLQQQEVGAAVTPELTVRLAVGDAGNAVWERAERVLLEQPRVKRVAREGEALRVRLELDAGAGPAQVDAAAAVLLAALVAAGLPVCAFSARERNLEDAFMTVTKGRVA, encoded by the coding sequence ATGAGCCTGCTGGAGGTGAAGGGACTGCGGCGCGACTACGGGGCGCTGCGCGCGGTGGATGACGTGTCGTTCTCCTTGGAGGCCGGCAGCATCCTGGGCTTCATCGGGCCCAACGGCGCGGGCAAGAGCACTACGCTGCGCATCCTGGCCACGCTGGATGTGCCCACGTCGGGCGAGGTGCTACTGGACGGACACTCGTTGGTGGATTCGCCGGACCGGGCGCGTCCGCTCATCGGCTACATGCCGGACCGGTACGGCACCTATGACGACGTCACCGTCTTCGAGTTCCTGGACTTCTTCGCGCGCGCCTATGGACTGAAGGGCGCGGCGCGCCGGCAGCGGGTGGAGTCGGTGATGGCGTTCACCGGACTCACGCCCCTGGCGGACCGGCTCACCACCGCGTTGTCCAAGGGCATGCGGCAGCGCGTGGCGCTGGGGCGCACGTTGCTGCACGACCCGTCGCTGCTGCTGCTGGACGAGCCCGCGGACGGGTTGGACCCGCGCGCCCGTATCGAGCTGCGCGAGCTGTTGCGCGCCCTGGCGGACCAGGGCAAGGCGGTCATCATCTCCAGCCACATCCTCACGGAGCTGGCGGAGATCTGCGACACCTGCGCCATCATCGAGCAGGGGCGTCTACTGGCCACCGGCAAGGTGGCGGACCTGCTCCAGCAGCAGGAGGTGGGCGCGGCGGTGACGCCCGAGCTGACGGTGCGGCTGGCCGTGGGCGACGCGGGCAACGCCGTCTGGGAGCGCGCGGAGCGGGTGCTCCTCGAGCAGCCGCGCGTGAAGCGGGTGGCGCGGGAGGGCGAGGCGCTGCGCGTGCGCCTGGAGCTGGATGCGGGCGCGGGCCCTGCGCAGGTGGACGCGGCGGCGGCGGTGCTGCTGGCGGCGCTGGTGGCCGCGGGGCTTCCCGTGTGCGCCTTCAGCGCGCGGGAGCGGAACCTCGAGGATGCCTTCATGACGGTGACGAAGGGGAGGGTGGCGTGA
- a CDS encoding DoxX family protein, with amino-acid sequence MSFAILLLSFFLLLHLPPLRRIPALSTPTARAAVAAGLFFVGAGLMHFLMPARYAAMIPPRLPAPAFWVYLSGAAEVAGGLGLLLPRTRRLAALGLIALLLAILPANIHEAQANTATHVLPFPDWYFWLRIPFQLVYVAWVAWAGGWWPVRGRARLAAHG; translated from the coding sequence ATGTCCTTCGCCATCCTCCTGCTGTCCTTCTTCCTGCTGCTGCACCTGCCGCCGCTGCGGCGCATCCCCGCGCTGTCCACCCCCACGGCGCGCGCCGCGGTCGCCGCGGGGCTCTTCTTCGTGGGCGCGGGCCTCATGCACTTCCTCATGCCCGCGCGCTACGCGGCCATGATTCCGCCGCGACTCCCGGCACCCGCCTTCTGGGTCTACCTCTCCGGGGCCGCGGAGGTCGCGGGCGGGCTGGGGCTGCTGCTGCCACGCACGCGCCGACTCGCGGCCCTGGGGCTCATCGCGCTGCTGCTGGCCATCCTCCCCGCCAACATCCACGAGGCCCAGGCCAACACCGCCACCCATGTGCTGCCCTTCCCGGACTGGTACTTCTGGCTGCGCATCCCCTTCCAGCTCGTCTACGTCGCCTGGGTGGCGTGGGCTGGCGGCTGGTGGCCCGTCCGCGGCCGTGCGCGACTGGCTGCCCACGGTTAG
- a CDS encoding aldo/keto reductase family protein: protein MHFRKLGRSGLVVSEISYGNWITHGSQVEEEAALACVRAALDVGITTFDTADVYAATRAEEVLGRALKGERRAGYELFTKVYWPTGPGKNDRGLSRKHILESIDGSLRRLQTDYVDLYQAHRFDVETPLEETMLAFADIVRQGKALYIGVSEWTADQIRQGAALARELRVPFISNQPQYSMLYRVIEPQVIPASDEAGLGQIVWSPIAQGVLTGKYLPGQAPPAGSRATEANAVRYGITRFMTDDVLTRVQQLVPLAKDVGLSMAQLAVAWVLQNPSVSSAIVGASRPEQVHDNVKAAGVKLEPELLRRIDAVLGPAIERNPALTDVPAQRP, encoded by the coding sequence ATGCACTTCCGCAAGCTCGGCCGCAGCGGCCTCGTCGTCAGTGAGATTTCCTACGGCAACTGGATCACCCACGGCTCCCAGGTGGAGGAGGAGGCCGCGCTCGCCTGCGTGCGCGCGGCGCTGGACGTGGGCATCACCACCTTCGACACCGCGGACGTGTACGCGGCAACCCGCGCCGAGGAAGTGCTCGGCCGTGCCCTGAAGGGCGAGCGGCGCGCCGGCTATGAGCTCTTCACCAAGGTGTACTGGCCCACCGGCCCCGGAAAGAATGACCGCGGCCTGTCGCGCAAGCACATCCTGGAGAGCATCGACGGCTCGCTGCGCCGGCTGCAGACGGACTACGTGGACCTGTATCAGGCCCACCGCTTCGACGTGGAGACGCCGCTGGAGGAGACGATGCTCGCGTTCGCCGACATCGTCCGCCAGGGCAAGGCGCTGTACATCGGCGTCTCCGAATGGACGGCCGACCAGATTCGCCAGGGCGCCGCGCTGGCCCGCGAGCTGCGCGTGCCCTTCATCTCCAACCAGCCGCAGTACTCCATGCTCTACCGCGTCATCGAGCCGCAGGTCATCCCGGCCTCCGACGAAGCAGGCCTGGGGCAGATTGTCTGGTCCCCCATCGCCCAGGGCGTCCTCACCGGCAAGTACCTGCCCGGCCAGGCCCCCCCGGCGGGCAGCCGCGCCACGGAGGCCAACGCCGTGCGCTACGGCATCACCCGCTTCATGACGGATGACGTGCTCACCCGCGTGCAGCAGCTCGTCCCATTGGCGAAGGATGTCGGACTCTCCATGGCCCAGCTCGCCGTGGCCTGGGTGCTCCAGAATCCCAGCGTCTCCTCCGCCATCGTCGGCGCCTCCCGGCCGGAGCAGGTGCACGACAACGTGAAGGCCGCGGGCGTGAAGCTGGAGCCGGAGCTGCTGCGCCGGATTGACGCGGTGCTGGGCCCCGCCATCGAGCGAAATCCAGCCCTGACCGACGTCCCCGCCCAGCGCCCCTGA
- a CDS encoding MotA/TolQ/ExbB proton channel family protein has product MTPFLSLAQTNHTELGWLSSKLLGVTLTSAEWVLWVLVILSVLSIAIMLERTVYFARHRLPDSEALAVRLARGEYDVARKAIEGKTGMEAAIIREALASADQGADTVEQVIASTLSRERPQYERFLSYLGTLGNNAPFIGLFGTVLGIIKAFNDLGKMNAQGGGGAMQQTVMAGISEALVATAVGLAVAIPAVVAFNVFNRQLKTLTSRANALGYALVGSMRAERPASNTATAGRAAEAR; this is encoded by the coding sequence ATGACGCCCTTCCTCTCCCTGGCCCAGACGAATCACACCGAGCTGGGCTGGCTCAGCAGCAAGCTGCTCGGCGTGACGCTCACCTCCGCCGAATGGGTGCTCTGGGTGCTCGTCATCCTCTCGGTGCTCTCCATCGCCATCATGCTGGAGCGCACGGTGTACTTCGCCCGCCACCGGCTGCCGGACTCGGAGGCCCTGGCGGTGCGGCTGGCCCGCGGCGAGTACGACGTGGCCCGCAAGGCCATTGAAGGCAAGACGGGCATGGAGGCCGCCATCATCCGCGAGGCCCTGGCCTCCGCCGACCAGGGCGCGGACACGGTGGAGCAGGTGATTGCCTCCACCCTGTCGCGTGAGCGTCCCCAGTACGAGCGTTTCCTGTCGTACCTGGGCACGCTGGGCAACAACGCGCCGTTCATCGGTCTGTTCGGCACGGTGCTGGGCATCATCAAGGCCTTCAATGACCTGGGGAAGATGAACGCCCAGGGCGGCGGCGGGGCCATGCAGCAGACCGTCATGGCCGGCATCTCTGAAGCGCTGGTCGCCACGGCGGTGGGCCTGGCGGTGGCGATTCCGGCGGTGGTGGCCTTCAACGTCTTCAACCGCCAACTCAAGACGCTCACCAGCCGCGCCAATGCCCTGGGCTACGCCCTGGTGGGCAGCATGCGCGCCGAGCGCCCCGCGTCCAACACGGCCACTGCGGGTCGCGCCGCGGAGGCCCGCTAG
- a CDS encoding ABC transporter permease yields the protein MDTAMSPPAPEPMASGGGQVAGAEPWSQRWGDRLNPLVVKELRQGLRTRVFWVCFGLMLLACLAVALVAYVDTREGAYARRGQGYFFSFFVCLGVAHFFVIPYSAYRSLAREREDETWVLLVLTGLGPRRILRGKVASFLVQAALYASAAGPFLLFSYFLNGITLPTILVVLALGGAWLVFLTVASVCAATLADGRMGRAFVHFGLLGALGLALVQGLGAAYAISEMGDRFLNDVEFLYLVGTALMLMLMDGWLLFEAAASRLSLPTEDYTRGPRRAVGVQVLVGMLAGCAIWWLTGRKHSVPEMFSLLGGVHLLGVGMFVVADVDGQARPLRATTRPWSVLRPGALRGFRWMVFLLGAWSALFWGLQVGSSDLPLKGLSLRMATLALPAYGVLFLSLAVWLGRKVRPDRLATPVAVRLMFVASVALASALPPLVAVLMGFDGDDPILNLFNPVVGIANFATYDYGASGPKMSWDLLGAVVGLALVAAYGTDRMLVARERRAHTS from the coding sequence ATGGATACGGCGATGAGCCCTCCGGCCCCGGAGCCGATGGCTTCGGGCGGCGGCCAGGTCGCGGGCGCGGAGCCCTGGTCGCAGCGGTGGGGGGACCGGCTCAACCCGCTGGTGGTGAAGGAGCTCCGCCAGGGACTGCGCACGCGCGTCTTCTGGGTGTGCTTCGGGTTGATGCTGCTGGCGTGCCTGGCGGTGGCGCTGGTGGCCTACGTGGACACGCGCGAGGGCGCCTACGCGCGGCGCGGCCAGGGTTACTTCTTCTCCTTCTTCGTCTGCCTGGGCGTCGCGCACTTCTTCGTCATCCCGTACAGCGCCTACCGCTCGCTGGCGCGTGAGCGCGAGGACGAGACGTGGGTGTTGCTGGTGCTCACTGGCCTGGGGCCGCGCCGCATCCTCCGGGGCAAGGTGGCGTCGTTCCTCGTGCAGGCGGCCCTGTATGCCTCCGCGGCGGGGCCCTTCCTCCTCTTCAGCTACTTCCTCAATGGCATCACGCTGCCCACGATTCTGGTGGTGCTGGCGCTGGGCGGCGCGTGGCTCGTCTTCCTCACGGTGGCCAGCGTGTGCGCGGCGACGCTGGCCGACGGCCGCATGGGGCGTGCCTTCGTCCACTTCGGACTGCTGGGCGCACTGGGCCTGGCGCTGGTGCAGGGACTGGGCGCGGCCTATGCGATATCGGAGATGGGAGACCGGTTCCTGAATGATGTGGAGTTCCTCTATCTGGTGGGCACCGCGCTGATGCTGATGCTCATGGACGGCTGGCTGCTCTTCGAGGCTGCCGCGTCCCGGCTGTCCCTGCCCACGGAGGACTACACGCGGGGACCGCGTCGCGCGGTGGGAGTGCAGGTGCTGGTGGGCATGCTCGCCGGCTGTGCCATCTGGTGGCTGACGGGGCGTAAGCACAGTGTTCCGGAGATGTTCTCGCTCCTGGGCGGCGTCCACCTGCTGGGCGTGGGCATGTTCGTGGTCGCGGACGTGGATGGTCAGGCGCGCCCGCTGCGCGCGACCACCCGGCCCTGGTCCGTGTTGCGGCCCGGCGCGCTGCGGGGCTTCCGCTGGATGGTGTTCCTGCTGGGGGCCTGGAGCGCGCTGTTCTGGGGCTTGCAGGTGGGGTCCTCGGACCTGCCGCTGAAGGGCCTCTCCCTGCGGATGGCCACCCTGGCATTGCCGGCGTATGGCGTGCTCTTCCTGTCGCTGGCGGTGTGGTTGGGGCGGAAGGTGCGCCCGGACCGGCTGGCCACGCCCGTGGCGGTGCGCTTGATGTTCGTGGCTTCCGTGGCGCTGGCCTCGGCGCTGCCTCCGTTGGTGGCGGTGTTGATGGGATTCGATGGGGATGACCCCATCCTCAACCTCTTCAACCCCGTGGTGGGCATCGCGAACTTCGCCACGTATGACTACGGGGCGTCCGGGCCGAAGATGTCCTGGGACTTGCTGGGCGCGGTCGTGGGCCTGGCGCTGGTGGCCGCCTACGGGACGGACCGGATGCTCGTGGCGCGTGAGCGGCGGGCCCACACGTCGTGA
- a CDS encoding vWA domain-containing protein: MSFGFPWGLLALGALVPLVAAYFLRRRQKPVVVSALFLWRRPSPRAEAGPRWERFTREASLLLEVLAVVAAALFLADVRWGDAARVRHLVLVVDGSLSMSARGPDGVTVLEQVRREAAARVESEEATQVTLLASGGTPRMLAGPEAEPSRALAALESFQAQGADHDPMPTLIWAQELAGAGRRVAFFTDVPPVNAALVPASVRWTALGAARGNVALVSAQRRDEGPTATVTLRVARFGEAPEEVDVRVRALPGAGAKAGTERVERVQLPEEGTATVRLTFQEAGDVEVSLPDDALPEDGQVRLPPAPMRPIAVALAQGLGAPEQTALERFLAVSPEVARGVEGSAMDVVLVLGPPGTDARVTVGAGGSPRTFVGPFFSEKGHPLLDDVQLAGVRWTAGDNPPGKPLVSAGDAVLVSEEADGRVHVNVDLSRSNVQRVSAWPVLLSNLVREARRTREGFPRRQLMLGEPLPVVTLAGARYALVGPGGSRPVFGAGEVTLSPPTGPGAYSLERDGDVVDTAQVLALDARESDLRERGRAEVPAREAGDDDAGGNAPGRARWPLVLLLAALVADFYLTRREPPGASGASAPSTGGAS; encoded by the coding sequence GTGAGCTTCGGCTTCCCGTGGGGGCTGCTGGCGCTGGGCGCGCTCGTGCCGCTGGTGGCGGCGTATTTCCTGCGGCGCCGGCAGAAGCCGGTGGTGGTGAGCGCGCTCTTCCTGTGGCGCAGGCCCAGTCCCCGCGCCGAGGCGGGGCCTCGCTGGGAGCGCTTCACGCGGGAGGCGTCGCTGCTGCTGGAGGTGCTGGCGGTGGTGGCCGCCGCGCTCTTCCTGGCGGACGTCCGGTGGGGGGATGCGGCGCGGGTTCGGCACCTGGTGCTGGTGGTGGATGGGAGCCTGTCCATGTCCGCGCGTGGGCCGGACGGTGTGACGGTGTTGGAGCAGGTGCGGCGCGAGGCGGCGGCGCGGGTGGAGTCGGAGGAGGCGACGCAGGTGACGCTGCTGGCCAGTGGCGGCACGCCGCGCATGCTCGCGGGGCCAGAGGCGGAGCCTTCTCGGGCGTTGGCCGCGCTGGAGTCCTTCCAGGCGCAGGGCGCGGACCATGACCCGATGCCCACGCTCATCTGGGCGCAGGAATTGGCGGGGGCGGGACGGCGCGTGGCCTTCTTCACGGATGTTCCTCCAGTGAACGCGGCCCTGGTGCCCGCGTCCGTGCGGTGGACGGCGCTGGGGGCCGCGCGAGGCAACGTGGCGCTGGTCTCCGCACAGCGGCGCGATGAGGGGCCCACGGCCACGGTGACGCTGAGGGTGGCGCGTTTCGGGGAGGCGCCGGAGGAGGTGGATGTTCGGGTCCGCGCGTTGCCAGGGGCCGGTGCGAAGGCCGGCACGGAGCGGGTGGAACGCGTGCAGCTGCCGGAGGAGGGCACCGCGACGGTCCGGCTGACGTTCCAGGAAGCGGGCGATGTGGAGGTGTCGCTTCCTGACGACGCGTTGCCCGAGGACGGCCAGGTGCGGCTGCCGCCCGCGCCCATGCGGCCCATCGCGGTGGCGTTGGCGCAGGGACTGGGCGCTCCCGAGCAGACCGCGCTGGAGCGGTTCCTCGCGGTATCGCCGGAGGTGGCGCGCGGAGTGGAGGGCTCGGCGATGGACGTGGTGTTGGTGCTGGGCCCGCCGGGGACGGATGCGCGGGTGACGGTGGGGGCGGGCGGCTCGCCGCGCACGTTCGTGGGGCCGTTCTTCTCCGAGAAGGGGCACCCGCTGCTGGATGACGTGCAGTTGGCGGGCGTGCGGTGGACGGCGGGGGACAATCCGCCTGGAAAGCCACTGGTGAGCGCCGGGGACGCGGTGCTGGTGTCCGAGGAGGCGGACGGCCGGGTTCACGTCAACGTGGACCTGTCGCGTTCGAACGTGCAGCGCGTGTCCGCGTGGCCGGTGCTGCTGAGCAATCTGGTGCGCGAGGCCCGCCGCACGCGGGAGGGTTTTCCTCGGCGGCAGTTGATGCTGGGCGAGCCGCTGCCAGTGGTGACTCTCGCGGGTGCGCGTTACGCGCTCGTGGGGCCGGGTGGCAGCCGGCCGGTGTTTGGCGCGGGCGAGGTGACGCTGTCACCTCCCACCGGGCCTGGGGCCTATTCGCTGGAGCGTGACGGCGACGTGGTGGACACGGCGCAGGTGCTGGCACTGGACGCCCGGGAGTCGGACCTGCGTGAGCGCGGGCGCGCGGAGGTGCCGGCACGTGAGGCCGGCGACGACGACGCGGGAGGCAACGCGCCGGGCCGGGCCCGATGGCCTCTGGTTCTTCTGCTCGCCGCGCTGGTGGCGGACTTCTACCTCACGCGGCGAGAGCCGCCGGGCGCTTCAGGGGCGAGTGCGCCAAGTACCGGGGGCGCGTCATGA